Below is a genomic region from Abyssisolibacter fermentans.
AGAGTAGGAGGTAAAAATATGATAAATAAAAGTATTATTCAAAAAGTAATAGAAGCATCATTAACCACAGGTGGTGATTTTGCTGAAGTTTTCGTTGAAAATAAAATTAATAATGCAATAAGTATGATAGGTGGAAAGATAGAAAAAAGTAACTCAGGTGTAGATTTTGGAATAGGTATTCGAATATTTAATGGATTAAATTGCGTTTATGCGTACACCAATGACAACTCAGAGGAAAACTTAATAAAAACAGCTATAAATGCAGCTAAGGCAATAAAAAATCCATCACATATAGGTACATCTCAGATAATAAGAGGAAAGATAAAAGAAATTAATCCTATTAAAATATTCCCTTCGCAAATAGCAAAATCGAAAAAAGTAGAACTGATGAAAAGAGCTCACTATACAGCAATGAATTCATATGACAGTATATCTCAAGTAGAAATAGGATATAGTGACTATGAGCAAGATGTATTAATAGCTAATTCTCAGGGAACTTATGCTCAAGATAAAAGAGTTAGGACAAGAACAATGATAAGGTGTATTGCTAATAAAAATGGTGAGACACAAAGTGGAAATGTTGGTCCAGGAGCTCATATGGGATTTGAATTTTATGATAATATAAATATTGATGATTATGCTCGTGAAGCTGCTCGTATAGCAGATACAATGGTTAGAGCAGAGTATTGTCCTAGTGGAAAAATGCCAGTTATAATAGACAATGGTTTTGGTGGAGTTATTTTTCATGAAGCATGTGGACATGGGCTTGAAGCAACAGCGGTAGCAAAAAATACCTCAATATTTTCAAATAAGTTAGGACAAAAGATTGCATCTGATGTAGTTAGTGCTGTAGATGATGGTACTATACCTAATGCTTGGGGTTCATCAAATATTGATGATGAAGGTAATCCAACTCAAAGAAATTTATTGATAGAAAATGGTATCTTAAAAGGCTATATGGTGGATATTTTAAATGGAAGACGAATGAACATGGCTCCAACTGGTTCTGGTAGAAGACAATCTTATAAGTATGCACCAACTTCAAGAATGACAAATACATTTATCTTAAATGGTAAATCGACCTTAGATGAAATTATTTCTAATACAGAGTATGGATTGTATGCTAAAAAAATGGGCGGTGGATCAGTAAATCCAGCAACAGGTGATTTTAACTTTAGCGTAATAGAAGGATATATAGTTAAAAATGGTGTAATAACAAAACCTGTAAGAGGTGCTGCACTAGTAGGTAATGGAGCTAATGTATTATTAAATATAGATATGGTTGGATGTAATCTTGCTCACGCACAAGGCATGTGTGGTTCTAGTAGTGGTAGTGTGCCAGCAAATGTTGGTCAGCCTGTTATTAGGGTAAAATCTATAACAGTTGGTGGAAGGAAGAGTGATATATAATGAATAGAAATATTTTTGTTAATAAATTATTTGAAGAAGGTAAAAAAGCAGGATTATCTGATATGGAAGCTTATATAAGTAAATCAAATAGTATAACTGTATCAGCTTTTAAAAATAAACTAGATAAGTATAGTATTTCCGATGCAATGGGTTTATCATTTAGAGCTATTTACAATGGTAAAATGGGTTATACATATACAGAAAGATTAGAGGAAGATGTAATAAAATTACTTGTAAAGGATGTTATTGAAAATGCATCAATTGTTGAGAAAGATGATGAAGAGATAATATTCAAAGGTTCAAAGGAGTATACTGAATTAGATAAAAATGAAAATAAGCTTGAAAGTGTGTCTATAGATGACAAAATTAAATTTATTTTAAACCTTGAGAAAGAGGCATATAGCATAGATGATAGAGTTGATGTAGTAAGAAATTGTATTTATTCAGATGAAAATGATAGCACAGCAATAATAAATACAAAAGGCTTAAAACTTGATAATAGTGAAAGTATAGCTTATGCTTATATTTCAGTAAAAGTTGATGATAATGGTGATATTAAAACTGGCTTAAGTTATAATATATGTAATGATTTTAACGAATTAGATTATAAGAAGCTTGCTAAAGAAGCAGTAGAGGATGCTATATCAAAACTAAATGCAGAAGTAATTCCATCAAACAAATATAAAGTAATATTAAAAAATGAAGCGGTATGTGATTTAATTGAATCATTTTGTCCTATTTTTTCAGCATATAATGTTCAAGAAGGATTATCACTATTAAAAGGAAAGTTAAACTCTAAGGTAGCTTCATCAGTATTTAGTTTAATAGATGATCCATTTATGAAGGAAAGTTTTTCAGTTAGGAATTTTGATGATGAAGGAGTTGCAACTAAATACAAAAGGGTAATAGATAAAGGTGTTTTGACGACTTATTTATATAATTTGAAAACAGCCAAAAAGGATGGAGTAGAGTCTACTGGTAATGCATCTAAACCGTCTTATAAATCTTCTATTACAATTTCTCCAACAAATATGTATGTAGAAAAAGGAAATATGACGTTAGAAGAAATGATGTTAAAAATGGATGATGGCGTTTTATTAACAGAATTACAAGGTTCACATGCAGGTTTAAATACAGTATCCGGTGATTTTTCACTTTCATGTAATGGTTTTGAAATAAAAGGTGGAAAAAAGGTAAAAGCAGTAAATGGAATAACTGTTGCAGGAAATTTCTTTGATATGATTAAAAATATAGAAGAGGTTGGAACGGATTTTAAATTTAGTCTTCCATCTGGAAGTGGTTGTTTTGGAGCACCATCAA
It encodes:
- a CDS encoding TldD/PmbA family protein, which gives rise to MINKSIIQKVIEASLTTGGDFAEVFVENKINNAISMIGGKIEKSNSGVDFGIGIRIFNGLNCVYAYTNDNSEENLIKTAINAAKAIKNPSHIGTSQIIRGKIKEINPIKIFPSQIAKSKKVELMKRAHYTAMNSYDSISQVEIGYSDYEQDVLIANSQGTYAQDKRVRTRTMIRCIANKNGETQSGNVGPGAHMGFEFYDNINIDDYAREAARIADTMVRAEYCPSGKMPVIIDNGFGGVIFHEACGHGLEATAVAKNTSIFSNKLGQKIASDVVSAVDDGTIPNAWGSSNIDDEGNPTQRNLLIENGILKGYMVDILNGRRMNMAPTGSGRRQSYKYAPTSRMTNTFILNGKSTLDEIISNTEYGLYAKKMGGGSVNPATGDFNFSVIEGYIVKNGVITKPVRGAALVGNGANVLLNIDMVGCNLAHAQGMCGSSSGSVPANVGQPVIRVKSITVGGRKSDI
- a CDS encoding TldD/PmbA family protein; translation: MNRNIFVNKLFEEGKKAGLSDMEAYISKSNSITVSAFKNKLDKYSISDAMGLSFRAIYNGKMGYTYTERLEEDVIKLLVKDVIENASIVEKDDEEIIFKGSKEYTELDKNENKLESVSIDDKIKFILNLEKEAYSIDDRVDVVRNCIYSDENDSTAIINTKGLKLDNSESIAYAYISVKVDDNGDIKTGLSYNICNDFNELDYKKLAKEAVEDAISKLNAEVIPSNKYKVILKNEAVCDLIESFCPIFSAYNVQEGLSLLKGKLNSKVASSVFSLIDDPFMKESFSVRNFDDEGVATKYKRVIDKGVLTTYLYNLKTAKKDGVESTGNASKPSYKSSITISPTNMYVEKGNMTLEEMMLKMDDGVLLTELQGSHAGLNTVSGDFSLSCNGFEIKGGKKVKAVNGITVAGNFFDMIKNIEEVGTDFKFSLPSGSGCFGAPSIMIKDLAISGK